A window from Cryobacterium sp. SO1 encodes these proteins:
- a CDS encoding hemolysin family protein: MSEYLPGLLWLVVLLAVNAFFVGAEFAVISARRSQIEPLAAQGNKAAKTTLWAMEHATLMLATSQLGITVCSLVILNVSEPAIHHLLEIPLGLTALSAETISVIAFAVALGLVTFLHVVLGEMVPKNISFSVPDRAALILAPPLVFVARVFKPVIFSLNWLANGVLRLFRVTPKDEATSAFTLDEVAGIVRQSTREGMLMDASGTLSAAFEFTTKRVSDVEVPLSGIVFLPEHASPADLQRAVAEHGFSRYILTDAAGAPGGYLHLKDVMDLTGPEAFAQPVPAKRVRKLATVLRDSDLEDALAAMRRTGSHVACSFDADGVATGVLFLEDIIEELVGEVEDVTSV, translated from the coding sequence ATGAGTGAGTACCTTCCCGGGCTGCTCTGGCTCGTTGTGCTGTTGGCGGTCAACGCCTTCTTCGTCGGCGCGGAGTTCGCCGTGATCTCGGCCCGCCGCTCGCAGATCGAACCTCTCGCCGCGCAGGGCAACAAGGCCGCCAAGACCACCCTGTGGGCCATGGAGCACGCCACCCTGATGCTGGCCACCTCGCAGCTGGGCATCACGGTGTGCTCACTGGTGATCCTGAACGTCTCCGAGCCGGCGATCCACCACCTGCTCGAGATCCCGCTGGGCCTGACGGCGCTCTCCGCGGAGACCATCAGCGTGATCGCGTTCGCGGTGGCGCTGGGCCTGGTCACCTTCCTGCACGTGGTGCTGGGCGAGATGGTGCCCAAGAACATCTCGTTCTCGGTGCCCGATCGCGCCGCGCTGATCCTCGCGCCGCCGCTGGTGTTCGTGGCCCGGGTATTCAAGCCGGTGATCTTCAGCCTCAACTGGCTGGCGAACGGCGTGCTGCGGCTGTTCAGGGTGACGCCAAAGGACGAGGCGACCAGCGCCTTCACCCTCGACGAGGTGGCCGGCATCGTGCGCCAGTCCACCCGCGAGGGCATGCTGATGGATGCCTCCGGAACGCTGTCGGCGGCGTTCGAGTTCACCACGAAGCGGGTGTCCGACGTTGAGGTGCCGTTGTCCGGCATCGTATTCCTGCCCGAGCATGCATCGCCGGCCGACCTGCAGCGGGCCGTGGCCGAGCACGGGTTCTCCAGGTACATCCTCACCGATGCGGCCGGGGCGCCCGGCGGCTACCTGCACCTCAAGGACGTGATGGACCTCACCGGACCCGAAGCCTTCGCGCAGCCGGTGCCGGCCAAGCGGGTGCGAAAGCTCGCAACCGTGCTGCGCGACAGCGACCTCGAAGACGCCCTCGCGGCGATGCGCCGCACGGGCTCGCACGTGGCGTGTTCCTTCGACGCTGACGGCGTGGCCACCGGAGTGCTGTTCCTCGAGGACATCATCGAGGAGCTCGTCGGCGAGGTGGAGGACGTCACCAGCGTGTAG
- a CDS encoding hemolysin family protein — translation MNEWIMVGLGLILTFGTGVFVAAEFALVTLDRNELEARRDRGENRLGPTIKALRITSTHLSSAQLGITLTTLLTGYTFEPAISSLLRGPMLDLGVPDGVVPVLGTVIGISLATLFSMVIGELVPKNFALAVPLATAKFVVPMQAAFTAVFKPVILLFNNTANAIIRLFGIEPKEELSGARSAEELGFLVRRSALEGLLDADHAEMLNRTLRFSEHSAADVMTPRVQMASVHAADTAESIVTLASATGYSRFPVIGRDTDDILGVLHVKQAFAVALGRRALVRADELMLPALRVPESMGVDRLLGALRQQGLQIAVVSDEYGGTAGIVTLEDLVEELVGELEDEHDRAKAGIVRSGRSIVFDAGLRPDELLERIGVTVPDDGDYGTIAGFVTDRLDRMPELGDTVPIDEGTLRIERMDGTRVSRIRLTPTVTTADRDPVSAVIEGRLTHE, via the coding sequence GTGAACGAATGGATCATGGTGGGCCTCGGGCTCATTCTGACCTTCGGTACCGGTGTGTTCGTAGCCGCCGAGTTCGCCCTCGTCACCCTTGACCGCAATGAGCTCGAGGCCCGCCGCGATCGCGGCGAGAATCGCCTCGGCCCCACCATCAAGGCGCTGCGGATCACCTCGACGCACCTGTCCAGCGCGCAGCTGGGCATCACGCTGACCACGCTGCTCACCGGCTACACCTTCGAGCCGGCCATCAGTTCGCTGTTGCGCGGCCCGATGCTCGACCTCGGCGTGCCTGACGGCGTCGTGCCGGTGCTCGGCACCGTGATCGGCATTTCGCTGGCCACCCTGTTCTCCATGGTGATCGGCGAACTGGTGCCCAAGAACTTCGCGCTCGCGGTGCCGTTGGCCACCGCCAAGTTCGTGGTGCCGATGCAGGCAGCGTTCACGGCCGTGTTCAAGCCGGTGATCCTGCTGTTCAACAACACCGCCAACGCCATCATCCGTCTTTTCGGCATCGAGCCCAAGGAAGAATTGTCCGGCGCGCGCAGTGCCGAAGAACTCGGCTTCCTGGTGCGCCGCTCCGCTCTGGAGGGGCTGCTGGACGCCGACCACGCCGAGATGCTCAACCGCACCCTGCGGTTCTCCGAGCACTCGGCCGCCGACGTGATGACCCCGCGCGTGCAGATGGCCTCGGTGCACGCCGCAGATACCGCCGAGAGCATCGTGACCCTGGCCAGCGCCACCGGCTACTCGCGTTTTCCGGTGATCGGCCGGGACACCGACGACATCCTGGGCGTGCTGCACGTCAAGCAGGCCTTCGCCGTGGCGCTCGGTCGCCGCGCCCTGGTGCGTGCCGACGAACTGATGCTGCCCGCCCTGCGGGTGCCGGAGTCGATGGGCGTGGACAGGCTGCTCGGCGCGCTCCGTCAGCAGGGGCTGCAGATCGCCGTGGTCTCCGATGAGTACGGCGGCACGGCCGGCATCGTCACCCTCGAGGACCTTGTGGAGGAACTCGTCGGCGAGCTGGAGGATGAGCACGACCGCGCCAAGGCCGGCATCGTGCGCAGCGGCCGCTCGATCGTGTTCGACGCGGGCCTCCGCCCCGACGAGCTGCTCGAGCGGATCGGCGTCACAGTGCCCGACGACGGCGACTACGGCACCATCGCCGGTTTCGTGACCGACCGGCTCGACCGGATGCCCGAGCTGGGCGACACCGTGCCCATCGACGAGGGCACCCTGCGGATCGAGCGGATGGACGGCACTCGCGTGTCGCGCATCCGGCTGACCCCCACCGTAACCACGGCCGACCGCGACCCGGTCAGTGCTGTCATTGAAGGGAGACTGACCCATGAGTGA
- a CDS encoding sugar phosphate isomerase/epimerase — protein sequence MSSTPSVQLYTVRDAISADLQGAVARVAEIGFTQVEPYAFVERVDEFEKAFAASGITAPSGHAPVIDSDDPARTFAAAAQLGIGTVIDPFIPSDRWQSADDAARLADRVNVLQALAAEAGLGFGYHNHQWEFANLVDGRPIYDLFVEALSPEVALEVDTYWSTVGGADAPELLRQLGDRVKFIHVKDGPVRGDIATALPSSESALSVPEALAAAFANQLPAGSGDVGVAAILAAAPNALRVVEFDGYTGDVFDGIAASFAWLAENDK from the coding sequence ATGTCCAGCACACCCTCGGTCCAGCTCTACACAGTGAGGGACGCCATCTCCGCCGACCTGCAGGGTGCTGTCGCCCGGGTCGCCGAGATCGGGTTCACCCAGGTCGAGCCCTACGCGTTCGTCGAGCGCGTCGACGAGTTCGAGAAGGCCTTCGCCGCCTCGGGCATCACGGCGCCGTCCGGCCACGCCCCGGTCATCGATTCCGACGACCCGGCCCGCACCTTCGCTGCCGCGGCGCAGCTGGGCATCGGCACGGTCATCGACCCGTTCATCCCGAGTGACCGCTGGCAGAGCGCGGATGACGCCGCCCGGCTGGCGGACCGGGTCAATGTCCTGCAGGCGCTGGCTGCCGAGGCGGGGCTGGGCTTCGGCTACCACAACCACCAGTGGGAGTTCGCGAACCTCGTCGACGGCCGGCCCATCTACGACCTGTTCGTCGAGGCCCTCTCGCCCGAGGTGGCCCTCGAGGTCGACACCTACTGGTCCACGGTCGGCGGCGCCGACGCCCCCGAGCTGCTTCGCCAGCTCGGCGACCGGGTGAAGTTCATCCACGTCAAGGACGGCCCGGTGCGCGGCGACATCGCCACCGCCCTGCCCAGCAGCGAGAGCGCCCTCAGCGTGCCGGAGGCCCTCGCCGCGGCCTTCGCCAACCAGCTGCCCGCCGGCAGCGGAGACGTCGGCGTCGCCGCCATCCTCGCCGCCGCGCCCAACGCCCTGCGGGTCGTCGAGTTCGACGGCTACACCGGCGACGTCTTCGACGGCATCGCGGCGTCGTTCGCCTGGCTCGCTGAGAACGACAAGTGA